The genomic DNA GTGTGGCGAACAACCTCAACGACGTGCTGGTGACGCAGTTCAAGAAGGCGTTTACGTTATCGGACTTTCAGGCGGCGCTGGTACAGAGCGCGTTCTATCTCGGCTATTTCGTTGTCGCGTTGCCTGCGGGCATCTACATGCGCCGGTTCGGCTACAAATCGGCCGTGGTTTTCGGCCTGGCGCTTTATGGTCTGGGTGCGTTGTTGTTCTGGCCTGCTGCAGCGTCGGCCACGTACGGCGTGTTTCTCGCCGCACTGTTCGTCATCGCCTCGGGCCTGGCCTTTCTGGAGACCTCGGCCAACCCTTATGTGACGCTGCTGGGGCCGGCATCGTCGGCCGCGGCGCGGCTGAATCTCGCGCAGGCATTCAATCCCCTGGGATCGATTACCGGCGTGCTGATCGGCCAGCATTTCATTTTCACCGGGGTCGAGCACTCGACGGCGGAGCTGGCGGCGATGGATGCGGCCACCCACGCCGCGTTCGTCAAGAGCGAGGCGGCGGCAGTACAGCTGCCGTACCTGGTAATCGGGATCAGCGTTATCGCATGGGGCATCCTGATCTTGCTGACCCGCTTTCCGCGCGCCGCGGCCGCTGCCAGCGATGGCGGGACGGCCAGGCACGGCGTGCTGAGAGACCTGTTGCGCGATGGCCGTTTTCTGGGAGCCGTTGCCGCGCAGTTTTTCTATGTGGGTGCGCAGGTTGCCGTCTTCAGTTACATGATCCGCTATGCGCAATCGACGATGCCCGGCACGGCCGATAAAGTGGCGGCCAACTTCGTCACCGCCGGGCTGGTCTGTTTCATGATCGGCCGATTTGCCGGCGCGGGTCTTATGAAGTATGTGAAACCGGCACGGGTTCTGGCGGTTTTTGCGCTGATCAACGTGCTGCTGTCCGTTTTTGCCGCTTTTGTACCGGGCAAATCGGGCATGTACGCCTTGGTGGCGTCCAGCCTTTTCATGTCGGTGATGTATCCGACCATTTTTGCGCTGGGTGTCGAGGGACGCAGCGATGACGAGCGCAAGTTCGGCGCGTCGCTGCTGGTGATGTCCATCATCGGCGGCGCCGTGCTGACAGCGGCGATGGGCGCTGCCTCGGACTACGCAGGCATCGCGCATGCGATGCTCGTTCCCGCCGTGTGCTTCGTCGCGATCTTTCTGTTCGCTCGTCAGCATTGGAGCCGGATCGGCGTGGAGGCCACCGCATGACCTGGCACTGCCTGGCGTTGGACTTGCGCGACGATCCACAGCTGATCGCCGAGTACGAACGCTGGCACCGCAGCGATCGTATCTGGCCCGAAGTGGTGGCATCGATTCGCGATGCCGGCATTCTCGATATGCAGATCTTTCGCACCGGCAACCGGCTGGTCATGCTTATGCGCGTGGCCCCAACGTTCGATGCGAGCGCCAAGGCCGCGGCAGATGCTGCCAGCGAACGCGTGCAGGCCTGGGAAGCCCTGATGTCCACGTTCCAGCAACCGTTGCCGTGGGCCGCGGCAGGGCAGAAATGGGTGCCCATGCAACGGATCTTCGATCTGGCCGAATGCGCTGACTGATCAGGTGCGACGCCAGAGGATATCGGGCGAGATGTGCGCAGCATCGCGCTGGCCGGTCAGTGCCA from Dyella sp. GSA-30 includes the following:
- the fucP gene encoding L-fucose:H+ symporter permease, which translates into the protein MHPQGSPTQALDASQGRTPWFPLALIVSLFFLWGVANNLNDVLVTQFKKAFTLSDFQAALVQSAFYLGYFVVALPAGIYMRRFGYKSAVVFGLALYGLGALLFWPAAASATYGVFLAALFVIASGLAFLETSANPYVTLLGPASSAAARLNLAQAFNPLGSITGVLIGQHFIFTGVEHSTAELAAMDAATHAAFVKSEAAAVQLPYLVIGISVIAWGILILLTRFPRAAAAASDGGTARHGVLRDLLRDGRFLGAVAAQFFYVGAQVAVFSYMIRYAQSTMPGTADKVAANFVTAGLVCFMIGRFAGAGLMKYVKPARVLAVFALINVLLSVFAAFVPGKSGMYALVASSLFMSVMYPTIFALGVEGRSDDERKFGASLLVMSIIGGAVLTAAMGAASDYAGIAHAMLVPAVCFVAIFLFARQHWSRIGVEATA
- a CDS encoding L-rhamnose mutarotase — its product is MTWHCLALDLRDDPQLIAEYERWHRSDRIWPEVVASIRDAGILDMQIFRTGNRLVMLMRVAPTFDASAKAAADAASERVQAWEALMSTFQQPLPWAAAGQKWVPMQRIFDLAECAD